The following are encoded together in the Novipirellula galeiformis genome:
- a CDS encoding MFS transporter codes for MAPSVRIRLSIMMFLQFFVWGSWYVTAPNYLSTIGFGPSDFGNTYSVGPIAGLLTPLLVGLIADRFFSAQKVLAILHLLGGVIMFAAVSSMKGGASPGFINWGFFLGYMLTYYPTLALSNTIALKNMSDPETEFPGIRVLGTIGWIAAGFVLTFTGFETNAGMFYLAAGAAVALGVFSFFLPDTPPVSSNEKVSIRQLFGLDALVLLKDRSYFVFLISSMLICIPLAFYYQIASRVVELTQLPIGTTMSYGQISEIVFMLVMPFFFRRLGVKWMLAIGMLAWVGRYTLFAYGASDQVRWMIILGIVLHGICYDFFFVTGQIYTDKKAPEAVRAQAQGLLVMLTLGLGMMIGAQVAGRIEGQHTTTESKQFSAEVVEKTKQIDDAVKAEASAEAIASLRAEKDELRHSELAAIQWYDLWMKPALFALAVLVGFLLFFHERGVEIAKADIGPVETAPVE; via the coding sequence ATGGCCCCAAGCGTTCGCATCCGTCTTTCGATCATGATGTTCCTGCAGTTCTTTGTTTGGGGATCGTGGTACGTCACAGCGCCAAACTATTTGTCTACGATTGGATTCGGGCCTAGTGACTTTGGAAACACGTACTCGGTGGGTCCGATCGCGGGATTGTTGACGCCGTTGTTGGTGGGCTTGATCGCCGACCGATTCTTTTCCGCACAAAAAGTGCTCGCGATCCTGCACCTCCTGGGCGGCGTGATCATGTTTGCGGCGGTCTCCTCGATGAAAGGGGGGGCATCGCCCGGCTTCATCAACTGGGGATTCTTTCTCGGTTACATGTTGACCTATTACCCAACCCTTGCGTTGTCCAATACGATCGCACTGAAGAACATGTCGGATCCGGAGACAGAGTTTCCCGGCATCCGGGTGTTGGGGACGATTGGTTGGATTGCCGCCGGTTTTGTACTGACCTTTACCGGTTTCGAAACCAATGCGGGCATGTTCTATCTCGCCGCAGGTGCGGCCGTTGCACTCGGGGTGTTTAGTTTCTTTCTTCCGGACACCCCGCCGGTCAGCTCCAACGAGAAGGTTTCGATTCGACAATTGTTCGGTCTCGACGCGCTCGTGTTGTTGAAGGACCGCTCCTATTTTGTGTTCCTTATTTCGTCGATGTTGATCTGCATTCCGTTGGCGTTTTACTACCAAATCGCCAGCCGCGTTGTCGAGCTAACTCAGTTGCCGATCGGGACGACGATGTCCTACGGTCAAATTTCTGAGATCGTATTCATGTTGGTGATGCCGTTCTTTTTCCGCCGTTTGGGCGTCAAATGGATGCTCGCGATCGGCATGTTGGCATGGGTCGGACGCTACACGTTGTTTGCTTACGGAGCGTCGGATCAAGTGCGTTGGATGATTATCTTAGGAATCGTGCTGCATGGGATTTGTTACGACTTCTTCTTCGTCACCGGGCAAATCTATACGGACAAGAAGGCCCCTGAAGCGGTACGCGCCCAAGCTCAAGGATTGTTGGTGATGTTGACGCTTGGCCTAGGAATGATGATCGGTGCTCAAGTGGCCGGCCGTATCGAAGGCCAGCACACGACGACCGAGTCAAAGCAATTCAGCGCCGAGGTCGTCGAGAAGACCAAGCAAATTGATGACGCGGTCAAAGCTGAAGCCAGTGCCGAAGCGATCGCATCGCTGCGAGCCGAAAAAGATGAATTGCGACATTCCGAACTCGCCGCGATCCAGTGGTACGATCTCTGGATGAAGCCAGCCCTATTTGCGTTGGCCGTATTGGTCGGCTTCTTGCTGTTCTTCCATGAACGCGGCGTCGAGATTGCCAAGGCCGATATTGGCCCTGTCGAGACTGCTCCCGTTGAGTGA
- the queG gene encoding tRNA epoxyqueuosine(34) reductase QueG, with the protein MSERGQSNPITSPTDLLATFRRQASELGFIAVGVAPAIESSGFSDLTRWIEAGYAGEMSYLADRLEAYRHPAGVLEGCRSVIALAYPYDVGPRTAVPPGTGRVARYAWQGDDYHDIIHPKLKRLVKLIRQFDPTAMARGVIDTAPIMEREIAQLAGLGWQGKNTLLINKHLGSYFFLACVLTDLELPTDTPHESSHCGTCTACLDACPTAAFPQPGVLDATRCISYLTIENRDAIADDLRDSVGDWAFGCDVCQEVCPWNRKAMRRDDAEQPEDTPLQTLELRALFSLDDAEFRLRFRKTPLWRTRRRGVLRNAALVLGNQLDPNSLSALRHGLADEDALVREASRWAIDKIERAAAH; encoded by the coding sequence TTGAGTGAACGCGGCCAATCGAATCCGATCACGTCGCCAACCGATTTGTTGGCGACGTTTCGCAGGCAAGCATCCGAGCTTGGTTTCATCGCGGTCGGCGTAGCCCCGGCGATCGAGTCGAGCGGATTTTCTGATTTGACCCGCTGGATCGAAGCGGGCTATGCGGGCGAAATGTCCTACCTCGCCGATCGACTAGAGGCCTATCGACATCCCGCCGGCGTGCTGGAGGGGTGTCGCAGCGTGATCGCCTTGGCCTATCCCTATGATGTTGGTCCCCGCACCGCGGTACCGCCCGGCACGGGCCGAGTGGCTCGCTATGCCTGGCAAGGCGATGACTATCACGACATCATTCATCCGAAGCTAAAACGGCTTGTCAAGTTGATTCGCCAATTCGATCCCACCGCGATGGCACGGGGCGTCATCGATACCGCTCCGATCATGGAACGCGAGATCGCTCAATTGGCCGGTCTGGGCTGGCAAGGAAAAAACACGCTGCTGATCAACAAGCATTTAGGCAGCTACTTCTTTCTGGCCTGTGTGCTTACCGATCTTGAGCTCCCCACCGACACGCCCCACGAGTCGTCGCATTGTGGAACCTGTACCGCGTGTCTTGACGCTTGTCCGACCGCAGCGTTTCCACAGCCGGGGGTGTTGGATGCGACGCGATGCATCAGCTATCTGACGATTGAAAACCGAGACGCGATCGCCGATGATCTGCGTGACTCGGTCGGGGATTGGGCCTTCGGATGTGATGTTTGCCAAGAGGTTTGCCCGTGGAACCGCAAAGCGATGCGTCGCGACGACGCGGAGCAACCCGAAGACACGCCTCTACAAACGTTGGAATTGAGGGCGTTGTTTTCTCTCGATGATGCCGAGTTTCGGCTCCGGTTCCGCAAAACGCCGCTGTGGAGAACACGCCGGCGCGGCGTGTTGCGCAACGCTGCCTTGGTGCTCGGCAACCAGCTCGACCCAAATTCGCTGTCCGCTTTGCGTCACGGACTCGCCGACGAAGATGCTCTGGTACGGGAAGCATCACGTTGGGCGATCGACAAAATCGAACGCGCCGCCGCGCATTGA
- a CDS encoding TolC family protein, producing the protein MSKNPPRLDGGPSIAANRFVSNPTFAAGPWISTPGVMLLCIMFLSSVGCHRQYYRKQADNEVNLLLDEKSQHISRPPTMPLRIDVDRRSRMFNPFDLDFQPIPLDDPSSYEYMQCVDGRRGYPMWEAAGVTNTAESPDWWQFLPLDDDGILVLNAENAVRIALLHSPEYQAQLEELYLAALDVSNQRFQFDTQFFGGANTFLTADGRRRSGGNNNSSTRFEVGTYSEGQRPLSLERRFATGGELVAGVANNIVWELSGPNSQSASTIFDFTLLQPLLRGAGRDRVLEGLTFAERNLLANVRAFERYRRSFFLNITVGRGPESLVNAGNSNISINGQGFGTGGGSASGYLGLLQTQLQIRNLEENIARQTENLLILEDTLIEQLTTIPDDAETIIRQRLQVAQARSSLLRSQSQLVAQQAGYERSVDAFLRNLGLPPYICARLEDPILERFELIDRDLLGRREQLALVRTNVGRINVSILERGTFRVDEATGLPESQIEWSDELAKTLAALRNEIQPLAKFNQSLIKDDLPRVAEDMSRFEDSLQERESQNRRLSKMYQEQKTQICSLLNTSDIDESLFDIQDLGSLNAQLKEDFDALGERLATYEQRIAKLDRAIAELATRGPEDKDPVKVALLLRDNIILASQDLLAVLADDVLTLQLTQARARTESVLLPEVEIDAPTALEIARANRRDWANARASLVDTWRLIEVTADDLESSLDVVFNGDVQNVGNNPLDMRSSTGRLRVGLQWDSPITRLVQRNNYRASLIDYEQAKRAYYGFEDDVWQQLRAEIRQLQANRLTFELGRQAVSIAASQIELNADIRALNEARGRSSGPTAARDAISALNDLLDAQNSLLNIFVNYEVVRRSLDFDLGTMELTPEGLWMDPGKLDPAYLLTLSGTQESGMIGGCNACCLPSRPLPRQPDYGMIQSDGVPAVTLIE; encoded by the coding sequence GTGAGCAAAAATCCCCCCCGCTTGGATGGCGGTCCATCGATCGCTGCGAATCGATTCGTATCGAACCCAACCTTCGCGGCTGGGCCCTGGATCTCGACCCCCGGTGTGATGCTCTTGTGCATCATGTTTCTCAGTAGCGTTGGCTGCCATCGTCAGTACTATCGCAAACAGGCTGACAACGAAGTCAATCTGTTGCTCGATGAAAAGTCACAACATATTTCGCGTCCCCCCACGATGCCGCTGCGAATTGACGTTGATCGCCGCAGTCGGATGTTTAATCCCTTTGACTTGGATTTTCAGCCGATTCCGTTGGACGATCCGTCCTCGTACGAATACATGCAATGTGTCGATGGACGACGCGGGTATCCGATGTGGGAAGCCGCCGGGGTGACGAATACCGCCGAGAGTCCCGATTGGTGGCAATTCCTGCCGCTGGACGATGATGGGATTTTGGTCCTCAATGCCGAGAACGCAGTGCGAATTGCGTTGCTGCATTCCCCGGAATACCAAGCCCAATTGGAAGAGCTCTATTTGGCAGCCTTGGATGTCAGCAACCAGCGATTTCAGTTTGACACCCAGTTCTTTGGAGGGGCCAATACCTTCTTGACCGCCGATGGCCGCCGCCGCAGCGGAGGGAACAACAACAGCAGCACGCGTTTCGAGGTCGGCACGTACAGCGAAGGGCAACGTCCCCTCTCGCTGGAACGGAGATTCGCTACCGGCGGCGAATTGGTCGCCGGCGTGGCCAACAACATCGTTTGGGAGTTGAGTGGACCAAATAGCCAAAGCGCCTCGACCATCTTTGATTTCACGTTATTGCAACCGCTGTTGCGTGGTGCGGGACGCGACAGAGTGCTCGAAGGGTTAACCTTTGCCGAACGCAATTTGTTGGCCAACGTGCGCGCCTTCGAACGCTACCGCCGCAGTTTCTTCTTGAATATCACGGTCGGTCGCGGCCCCGAAAGTTTGGTTAACGCGGGTAACTCCAATATCTCCATCAATGGTCAAGGGTTCGGAACCGGCGGCGGCAGCGCCAGCGGCTATTTGGGCTTGCTGCAGACTCAATTGCAGATCCGCAACCTCGAAGAAAACATCGCTCGTCAAACCGAAAACTTGCTGATCCTTGAAGACACCTTGATCGAGCAATTGACCACAATTCCCGATGACGCCGAAACGATCATTCGCCAGCGATTACAAGTCGCACAGGCGCGTTCGAGTTTGCTCCGCTCGCAAAGTCAATTGGTAGCCCAGCAAGCGGGTTATGAACGCTCGGTCGATGCGTTTCTCCGCAACCTTGGCTTGCCACCCTACATCTGTGCACGTTTGGAAGACCCCATACTCGAGCGGTTTGAGTTGATCGACCGAGACTTGCTCGGCCGTCGTGAACAACTTGCCTTGGTGCGAACCAACGTCGGCAGAATCAATGTTTCGATTCTCGAGCGTGGCACGTTCCGCGTCGATGAAGCCACCGGTTTACCGGAATCGCAAATCGAGTGGAGCGATGAACTTGCCAAGACGCTCGCGGCGTTACGCAATGAAATCCAACCGTTGGCGAAGTTCAACCAATCGCTGATTAAGGACGACTTGCCACGCGTTGCTGAGGACATGTCACGCTTTGAGGACTCGTTGCAGGAGCGGGAAAGCCAAAACCGTCGGTTGAGCAAGATGTACCAGGAACAGAAAACTCAGATCTGTTCGCTGCTCAATACAAGTGACATTGATGAGTCGCTATTTGACATCCAAGACCTGGGCTCTCTTAACGCTCAATTGAAAGAGGATTTCGACGCACTTGGCGAACGCTTGGCGACCTACGAGCAACGAATTGCCAAACTTGATCGTGCCATTGCGGAGCTGGCGACGCGTGGTCCGGAAGACAAAGACCCGGTAAAAGTGGCACTGTTGCTTCGCGATAACATCATCCTCGCGTCGCAGGACTTGTTGGCCGTGCTAGCCGACGACGTGTTGACGCTGCAGCTAACCCAAGCACGGGCGAGAACGGAAAGCGTGTTGCTTCCCGAAGTCGAAATTGACGCTCCCACGGCACTGGAAATCGCTCGGGCAAACCGTCGCGATTGGGCGAATGCTCGTGCCAGCCTTGTCGATACGTGGCGTTTGATCGAAGTCACCGCAGACGACTTGGAAAGCTCGCTCGATGTGGTGTTCAACGGCGACGTTCAAAACGTTGGAAACAATCCACTCGATATGCGTTCGTCTACTGGACGATTGCGAGTGGGGTTGCAATGGGACTCACCGATCACAAGGTTGGTGCAACGAAACAATTATCGTGCTAGTTTGATCGACTATGAACAAGCCAAACGAGCCTATTACGGATTCGAAGATGACGTTTGGCAACAATTGCGTGCTGAAATTCGACAACTGCAAGCGAATCGTTTGACGTTCGAACTCGGCCGGCAAGCGGTCAGCATCGCGGCCTCACAGATCGAGTTGAATGCCGATATCCGAGCACTCAACGAAGCCCGTGGACGCAGCAGCGGTCCGACCGCCGCCCGTGATGCGATCAGTGCGTTGAACGATTTGCTCGACGCCCAGAACTCGTTGTTGAATATCTTCGTCAACTACGAAGTCGTTCGCCGCAGCCTTGATTTCGATCTCGGTACGATGGAGCTCACGCCCGAAGGATTGTGGATGGATCCAGGAAAGTTAGATCCTGCGTATCTGTTGACACTCTCTGGGACCCAGGAATCGGGAATGATTGGCGGTTGCAACGCTTGCTGTCTGCCGTCACGACCGCTGCCTCGTCAACCCGACTACGGGATGATTCAAAGCGACGGCGTCCCCGCGGTAACGTTGATCGAGTAG
- a CDS encoding Minf_1886 family protein, which translates to MTTPLKAIRDLLNDDTRYRIEAYQFIRESLHYAHESAEAETSEPAAKGGDPTDSPNHVTGQQLCESCRRYAIDQYGYLAKMVLANWGIHSTSDLGELVYNLIRIEQMRKSETDRREDFDDVFDFESAFEPEFELVTRDED; encoded by the coding sequence ATGACGACTCCTCTTAAAGCGATTCGTGATTTACTAAACGACGACACTCGCTATCGAATCGAAGCTTATCAATTCATCCGCGAGTCACTGCATTACGCCCATGAGAGCGCTGAGGCCGAAACGAGCGAGCCCGCGGCCAAAGGCGGCGACCCCACGGATAGCCCGAACCACGTCACCGGGCAACAGCTGTGTGAGTCGTGTCGCCGTTACGCGATCGATCAATATGGTTATTTGGCCAAGATGGTATTAGCGAACTGGGGGATTCACTCGACGAGTGACCTGGGTGAATTGGTGTACAATCTGATTCGCATCGAACAGATGCGAAAAAGTGAAACCGATCGCCGCGAGGATTTTGATGACGTCTTTGACTTTGAGAGCGCGTTTGAGCCTGAGTTTGAACTGGTCACTCGCGACGAGGATTAA
- a CDS encoding aldo/keto reductase — protein MNLPTRKLGRTGIEVTQLGYGSMGIRGPKTWGVRDVSEQDAESILHQVLDSGINFIDTAPDYGLSEERIGRYLGARRSEYFLASKCGCVYTQHDDHLQIEHHWNKEVIERNLEKSLARLQTGHLDLLQFHGGDAETLQREGLIEQLVRFQTQGMIRFLGVSTKLPEMLKLMKLGVFDTFQLPYSALAPEHHDVISEAANNGAGIILRGGIAHGGPDAEIKRPALDDIWERAKLDEVLPASMTRAELILRYTLSHPHCHTAIVGTCNARHLAENIAAAKQGVLPAELLQTIAQRVRDALPSR, from the coding sequence ATGAACTTACCCACACGAAAACTTGGCCGTACCGGAATCGAAGTCACTCAACTCGGCTACGGAAGCATGGGAATCCGCGGCCCCAAAACGTGGGGTGTACGTGACGTCAGCGAACAGGATGCGGAGTCCATCCTCCATCAGGTGCTCGATTCAGGAATCAACTTCATCGACACGGCCCCCGATTACGGTCTCAGCGAAGAGCGGATTGGACGCTACCTCGGTGCGCGGCGATCCGAATATTTCTTGGCAAGCAAATGTGGTTGCGTCTATACCCAACACGACGACCATCTGCAGATTGAGCACCACTGGAATAAGGAGGTGATCGAGCGAAACCTCGAAAAGAGTCTCGCTCGTTTGCAGACCGGTCACCTTGATTTACTGCAATTCCATGGTGGCGATGCGGAAACGCTCCAACGTGAAGGATTGATCGAACAATTAGTGCGATTTCAAACGCAAGGCATGATTCGCTTCCTCGGCGTTTCGACCAAACTTCCTGAAATGTTGAAGCTGATGAAACTGGGCGTTTTCGATACGTTCCAGTTGCCCTATTCGGCGCTCGCACCGGAGCACCATGACGTGATCAGCGAAGCGGCGAACAACGGCGCGGGAATCATTCTTCGCGGGGGGATCGCACACGGCGGTCCCGACGCCGAAATCAAACGCCCGGCGCTCGACGACATTTGGGAACGAGCAAAACTTGATGAAGTCTTACCTGCATCAATGACGCGAGCGGAATTGATTTTGCGTTACACGCTGTCCCATCCCCATTGCCATACCGCCATCGTGGGAACCTGTAACGCCCGCCATCTTGCGGAGAACATCGCCGCGGCAAAACAAGGCGTGTTGCCCGCAGAGTTGCTTCAAACGATTGCCCAACGGGTCCGAGACGCGTTGCCATCTCGCTAG
- a CDS encoding class I SAM-dependent methyltransferase: protein MIACLAVSLTVGLASKAGAQETAVIETGTPLGPSTPLGPSTPLGPSTPQAQAQASADKVSATPPEEKARRTYLGRIVAQPMGHQGAPWLIRDNRDEEENASDSFVQLNLSEGMVVCDLGCGNGYWTLPMAKKVGERGRILAVDIQREMLQKLRVRSGKAKLRNIEPILGNVDNPNLPAAELDLILMVDVYHEFSHPESMLWHLHRALKPEGVIALLEYREEDPTVPIKPLHKMSKNQIIKEYHANHFKLVKEYNKLPWQHLMFFARDDSPLDSIDPLPTLQVLEALR from the coding sequence ATGATCGCCTGCTTGGCGGTCAGTTTGACGGTCGGTTTGGCAAGCAAGGCAGGGGCGCAAGAGACCGCGGTCATTGAGACCGGCACGCCACTTGGCCCTAGCACGCCACTTGGCCCTAGCACGCCGCTTGGCCCTAGCACGCCGCAAGCCCAAGCCCAAGCCTCGGCAGACAAGGTCTCGGCAACGCCGCCTGAGGAGAAAGCGCGGCGTACTTACCTGGGTCGCATCGTTGCCCAGCCGATGGGACACCAAGGCGCCCCGTGGCTGATCCGCGACAATCGTGACGAGGAAGAGAATGCTTCCGATTCGTTCGTCCAACTCAATCTGAGCGAGGGCATGGTCGTCTGTGACCTCGGTTGCGGCAACGGGTATTGGACGTTACCGATGGCAAAGAAAGTGGGCGAGCGTGGCAGGATCTTAGCCGTCGACATTCAGCGTGAGATGCTACAAAAGCTCCGCGTCCGCAGTGGCAAGGCGAAACTGCGAAATATCGAGCCGATTCTCGGCAACGTCGATAATCCCAATCTGCCCGCCGCGGAGCTCGATCTGATCTTAATGGTCGATGTCTACCACGAGTTTTCACATCCCGAATCAATGCTTTGGCATCTGCACCGGGCCTTGAAGCCCGAGGGCGTGATTGCGCTGTTGGAGTATCGCGAAGAGGATCCCACCGTGCCGATCAAGCCGCTGCACAAAATGTCAAAAAACCAGATCATCAAGGAGTACCACGCGAACCACTTCAAGCTGGTGAAAGAGTATAACAAGCTGCCCTGGCAACATTTGATGTTCTTCGCTCGCGACGACAGTCCGCTGGATTCCATCGATCCCCTGCCAACACTACAAGTACTCGAGGCGCTACGTTAG